The following proteins are encoded in a genomic region of Acidobacteriota bacterium:
- a CDS encoding DUF433 domain-containing protein, whose protein sequence is MERRRRVAADPREQATYTVAEAAHYLDLPVPTIRYWATGRGNCEALIGVPARHPVLLSFLNLAELHVLAAIRREHAISMPRVRAAIGYLAQHTRRDSDRRHPLISADLETDGLDLFIKRYGQLVSISQDGQTVMREMMAAALHRIDRDPQGVPIKLYPFTRSSIDDAPALIVIDPTLAAGRPVLKGTGLVTGVLAERYKAGESVAQLARDYERSKVEIEEAIRIELRTAA, encoded by the coding sequence ATGGAAAGACGCCGAAGAGTGGCCGCGGATCCACGTGAACAGGCCACGTACACCGTTGCGGAGGCGGCGCACTATCTGGACCTCCCGGTCCCTACGATTCGCTACTGGGCAACCGGACGAGGCAACTGCGAGGCGCTCATCGGCGTGCCGGCGCGCCATCCCGTGTTGCTCTCGTTCCTCAACTTGGCGGAGCTTCACGTGCTGGCGGCAATCCGGCGTGAGCACGCGATTTCGATGCCGAGGGTCCGCGCGGCCATCGGGTACCTGGCGCAACACACCCGGCGCGATTCAGACCGCCGGCATCCCTTGATCAGCGCCGATCTGGAGACGGACGGCCTGGACCTGTTCATAAAGCGCTACGGACAACTGGTCAGCATCAGCCAGGACGGCCAGACGGTCATGCGCGAGATGATGGCGGCCGCCCTGCATCGAATCGATCGCGACCCCCAGGGGGTCCCCATCAAGCTCTATCCATTCACTCGGAGCAGCATCGACGACGCCCCGGCCCTGATCGTGATCGATCCGACCTTGGCCGCCGGCCGACCGGTGCTGAAGGGCACTGGTCTGGTCACCGGAGTCCTCGCTGAACGGTACAAAGCCGGCGAATCCGTTGCTCAACTGGCGCGAGACTATGAGCGCAGCAAGGTGGAGATCGAAGAAGCGATCAGAATTGAACTCCGGACGGCAGCCTGA
- a CDS encoding type II toxin-antitoxin system HipA family toxin: MNGRRGTVWHEDRRVGALREDEDRVLRFAYDGAWLDGGGFPVSIHLPLSLGDEEVDAHAFFAGLLPEGGTRQRVCRQRGIAPEDDAGLLFAIGEDCAGALSVLPAGVEPETRPAPPETLTQAQIDLLVRSLGEQATLVVGERQRFSLAGTQEKQPVIFDGESYALPDRANPSSHLLKFETVRWVCVSECIANDIARQVGLPVVQTEFVRAGTDEGVPFLQIDRYDRARGPHGRLTRLHQEDLLQALGLSNALKYQRDGGPSLGDVAELLRTHTAHPAEALAHLRDWQILNCLIGNWDGHGKNLALLYGPEQAVPTLAPFYDLISIEFLNLLHPGTWAREMAFRIGEHDAPERITRTDWSAFADELGMPPRRLLDRVRELANELPGTARAAREAFALVHGDAQAYGRLEEAVRRRCRWTLDSLGAR, encoded by the coding sequence GTGAACGGGAGGCGCGGCACCGTCTGGCACGAAGACCGACGGGTCGGCGCGCTACGGGAAGACGAAGACCGCGTTCTGCGCTTTGCCTACGACGGCGCCTGGCTGGACGGTGGCGGGTTTCCGGTCTCCATTCATCTGCCTCTGTCTCTCGGCGACGAAGAGGTGGATGCCCACGCCTTCTTCGCCGGCCTGTTGCCGGAAGGCGGAACACGGCAGCGGGTCTGCCGACAACGCGGGATCGCACCCGAAGACGACGCCGGACTCCTGTTCGCTATCGGCGAAGATTGCGCCGGCGCCCTCAGTGTGTTGCCTGCCGGTGTCGAACCCGAAACCCGACCGGCACCACCGGAGACGCTGACGCAGGCGCAGATCGACTTGCTGGTCCGTTCCCTCGGCGAGCAAGCCACCCTCGTGGTTGGTGAGAGGCAACGATTCTCCCTGGCCGGCACGCAGGAAAAGCAGCCTGTCATCTTCGACGGAGAGTCCTATGCGCTGCCGGACCGCGCGAACCCGTCGAGCCACCTCCTGAAGTTCGAGACCGTGCGATGGGTGTGCGTCTCCGAATGCATCGCCAACGACATCGCCCGACAGGTCGGCCTGCCGGTCGTGCAAACCGAATTCGTCCGTGCCGGCACGGACGAAGGCGTGCCGTTCCTGCAAATCGACCGCTACGACCGCGCGCGAGGTCCTCACGGCCGGCTCACGCGACTGCACCAGGAAGACCTGCTTCAGGCACTGGGACTCTCCAATGCCCTCAAGTACCAGCGAGACGGCGGACCGTCGCTCGGCGACGTCGCGGAGTTGCTACGCACGCATACGGCCCATCCCGCCGAAGCGCTCGCACACCTGCGCGACTGGCAGATACTCAACTGCCTTATCGGCAACTGGGACGGGCACGGCAAGAACCTCGCGTTGCTTTACGGTCCAGAGCAGGCCGTCCCCACGCTCGCGCCGTTCTACGACCTGATCTCCATCGAGTTCCTCAACCTATTGCACCCCGGAACATGGGCACGCGAGATGGCATTCCGTATCGGTGAACACGATGCACCGGAGCGCATCACGCGAACCGACTGGTCGGCCTTCGCCGATGAGCTGGGGATGCCGCCACGCCGTCTGCTCGACCGCGTCCGGGAACTGGCGAACGAACTCCCCGGTACCGCCCGGGCCGCCCGCGAAGCGTTCGCGCTCGTCCACGGCGACGCGCAAGCCTACGGCCGGCTCGAGGAAGCCGTCCGCCGTCGCTGCCGCTGGACGCTGGACTCGCTCGGTGCTCGCTGA
- a CDS encoding helix-turn-helix domain-containing protein: protein MPVDASAPQFLPPARVRSPEGLGRLARRERKRQGLTLDSVYSVSGLTTRFLSEFERGKPNASLGRVMQALQALGLEMVILTRDDAERLLARQHRSTLAARTGDAP, encoded by the coding sequence ATGCCCGTCGACGCTTCCGCCCCACAGTTCTTGCCGCCCGCACGAGTTCGATCGCCCGAGGGCCTGGGCCGACTGGCACGACGTGAACGCAAGCGGCAGGGATTGACTCTGGACAGCGTGTATTCCGTGTCCGGCCTGACGACACGCTTCCTTTCGGAGTTCGAACGCGGCAAGCCCAATGCCTCCCTGGGCAGGGTCATGCAGGCGCTACAGGCACTGGGTCTGGAGATGGTAATCCTGACACGGGACGACGCCGAGCGGCTGCTGGCGCGACAGCACCGCTCTACCCTGGCCGCCAGGACCGGGGACGCGCCGTGA
- the ppk1 gene encoding polyphosphate kinase 1, with translation MASLTEVSEATTALANEGPDPTDLENPALFINRELSWLEFNQRVLLQAQDERHPLLERVKFLSIVSTNLDEFFMVRVATLLRKFRSESEALSPDGMSTEQQLDAIRVRTKRMMNDVERCWSDVLRPLLATHRIRILDPADYTPAVEAYLHDHYRRNIHPVLTPLAFDPGHPFPFISNLSMNLAVVVEHDGRTRFARVKLPDVLARFIPIPASVAGKAGDSFALLEDVVKLNVASLFPGIAVRETYLFRIIRDTDMVIQEDEADDLLESVDRTLKELRYGDLSQLLVEASMPARVLNILVENFEIEEDVVVRTAGRMGYGDWSALTKLHHPRLKDKPFSPRALWPDEGGEAIFNAIQERDRLVHHPFESFSAVEAFLRAAVDDAHVIGIKITLYRIGPNSPLLDLLIQAADAGKQVAVLVELKARFDERNNIEWAHRLEAAGIHVVYGLLNLKTHCKLCLVVRQEQDGIVRYVHVGTGNYNRVTSQVYTDFGVFTARPAVLDEVTEVFNYLTGYSSKEDYEELLVAPHHLRPAFTRLVEREAEHARAGRRAGIIVKNNSVADPEMIRVLYRASQAGVPIEMIVRGVCCLRPGIPGISDTIRVRSVVGRFLEHSRLYYFANDGRPELLIGSADLMERNLDRRVEALCHVRDPDLRSHLHDVVLQAMLADTDRAMELQTDGSYRPIRGKPHARRINAQEKLLRAYASPRRRD, from the coding sequence ATGGCCAGCCTCACCGAAGTCTCGGAAGCAACCACGGCTCTTGCCAACGAGGGACCGGATCCCACGGACCTCGAGAACCCGGCACTGTTCATCAACCGCGAGCTGAGCTGGCTGGAGTTCAACCAGCGGGTCCTGCTGCAGGCCCAGGACGAACGCCACCCGCTGCTCGAGCGGGTGAAGTTCCTCTCCATCGTCTCGACCAACCTGGACGAGTTCTTCATGGTCCGGGTGGCGACGCTGCTGCGGAAGTTCCGTTCCGAAAGCGAGGCGCTGTCGCCGGACGGCATGAGCACGGAGCAGCAGCTCGACGCCATCCGCGTCCGGACCAAGCGGATGATGAACGATGTCGAGCGCTGCTGGTCCGACGTCCTGCGCCCGCTGCTGGCCACGCACCGCATCCGGATCCTGGACCCGGCCGACTACACCCCGGCGGTCGAGGCCTACCTGCACGACCACTACCGCCGGAACATCCATCCGGTGCTGACGCCGCTCGCGTTCGACCCCGGACACCCGTTTCCGTTCATCTCGAACCTGAGCATGAACCTGGCGGTCGTCGTGGAGCACGACGGCCGCACGCGGTTCGCGCGCGTCAAGCTGCCGGACGTGCTGGCGCGCTTCATCCCGATTCCGGCGTCGGTCGCCGGCAAGGCGGGCGATTCGTTCGCGCTGCTCGAGGATGTCGTCAAGCTGAACGTCGCGAGCCTGTTTCCGGGAATCGCGGTACGCGAGACGTATCTCTTCCGCATCATCCGCGACACCGACATGGTGATCCAGGAGGACGAGGCCGACGACCTGCTCGAGTCGGTCGACCGCACGCTGAAAGAGTTGCGCTACGGCGACCTCTCGCAGCTCCTGGTCGAGGCGTCCATGCCGGCCCGCGTTCTCAACATCCTGGTCGAGAACTTCGAGATCGAAGAGGACGTCGTGGTCCGCACTGCCGGGCGCATGGGCTACGGCGACTGGAGCGCGTTGACGAAGCTGCACCATCCGCGGCTCAAGGACAAGCCGTTCTCGCCGCGCGCCCTCTGGCCCGACGAAGGAGGCGAGGCGATCTTCAACGCCATCCAGGAACGCGACCGGCTCGTCCACCACCCGTTCGAGTCATTCTCGGCGGTCGAGGCGTTCCTCCGCGCGGCCGTCGACGACGCCCATGTGATCGGCATCAAGATCACGCTCTACCGCATCGGCCCGAACTCGCCGCTGCTCGATCTGCTGATCCAGGCGGCGGACGCGGGCAAGCAGGTGGCGGTGCTGGTGGAGCTGAAGGCGCGCTTCGACGAGCGCAACAACATCGAGTGGGCGCACCGGCTGGAGGCGGCCGGCATCCACGTCGTCTACGGGCTGCTCAACCTGAAGACGCACTGCAAGCTCTGCCTGGTCGTGCGCCAGGAGCAGGACGGCATCGTCCGCTACGTACACGTCGGCACCGGCAACTACAACCGCGTGACCTCGCAGGTCTACACCGACTTCGGCGTCTTCACGGCCCGGCCGGCGGTGCTCGACGAGGTGACCGAGGTCTTCAACTACCTGACGGGGTACTCCAGCAAGGAGGACTACGAGGAGCTCCTCGTGGCGCCGCACCACCTGCGTCCGGCCTTCACCAGGCTGGTCGAGCGCGAGGCCGAGCACGCGCGCGCCGGGCGCCGCGCCGGCATCATCGTCAAGAACAACTCGGTCGCCGACCCGGAGATGATCCGCGTCCTCTACCGGGCGTCGCAGGCCGGCGTGCCGATCGAGATGATCGTCCGCGGCGTCTGCTGCCTCCGGCCCGGCATCCCCGGCATCAGCGACACCATCCGCGTCCGCTCGGTCGTCGGCCGCTTCCTCGAGCACTCGCGGCTCTACTACTTCGCCAACGACGGCCGGCCCGAGCTGCTCATCGGCAGCGCCGACCTGATGGAGCGCAACCTCGACCGCCGCGTCGAGGCGCTGTGCCACGTGCGCGACCCCGACCTGCGCTCGCACCTGCACGACGTCGTCCTGCAGGCGATGCTCGCCGACACCGACCGCGCCATGGAGCTGCAGACCGACGGCTCCTACCGGCCGATCCGCGGCAAGCCGCACGCCCGCCGGATCAACGCGCAGGAAAAGCTGCTGCGGGCCTACGCGAGCCCCCGGCGGCGGGACTGA